The sequence AGTTTCTTCTGCCCTTTCTTCAAGTTTATCGGTGTTTACTTCTATTTTAAGTAGAATAGAAAGTTTATTTAATAATGCTTCTGCAGCTTCGGCATCTATAAAATAACCTGGAGTTTCACCCATCAAACAAGCACCAGACATTCCTCTAAGTTGACCTAAACCTAAAAATAATCCTGAAGCTCCAATGATTCCACCATCAACAGACCTGATTTCTATACCTGCATCCTTTAAAATATCGATTTTCTCCTCATCGGTAGCAGCACCATAAACTGTAGTCTCCTCTACAGGTTGACCTGTTGCAAGTCCGCCTAAAGTAAAAATGTTCTTAACGCCAAACTGTTCTATAAAGTCAAGAATATCTCCACATATGGAATACTGGCCCTCTGTAGACAAACCTTGAGAATTACCTACCAAAACAATTAAATCTCTTTCATCTTCACCTTGGGATTTTAGATAGTATAATTCATTAGACATACTCTCGATAATTCCATTTTCACCTATAAAAACCTGAGGAGGGAAATAAGGAGAATAAATTTCCGCAAATTTAGTGGCATTCAACTCATCAATTAAATGATCAGCAGCTAACTTACCAACATGACCGATACCTGGAAGTGCTTCAATAAATATAGGATTATCTAAAGAAACCTCTTCTAAAACTTTAATTTGAGTATTTTTCATGATTAACCTCATTTAGATTCTTCTTTTAATTTCCTTCTATATTTACCATACTTGTCTTCAATGGAATATTTTGGAGGATAAATAACATTTAATTCTCCACCACACTTAGGACATTTATCTTGTATGGTATAAATATTACATGATTTACACTTGTGCATTTTCATTTTCATAATATCACAAAAAATAGAATTAAAATTTAGTTATAAAATCACGTAAAAAAAATAATAAAAAAAGATAAGATTTAACTAATCTAATTCTCTTAAAAATTCTCCATTACCACCAGATTGCTCAATTATATCAATTGCTCTATCTGCAGCAGCTTGAAGTTCTTTTTCAGCTAAGATATAATCGGTTGAAGTAACAGTAATACGATATCTAGGAGCACCTACACATTGTACTTTAATTACCTCTCCATCATTATCGCCATTATTTTCCGCAGCGAGTAAAGCCTCTTTTACAATGTCTACACCATTATAATCAAAGGTTTGAATATCTACATATCCACTAATATGAACCTCTGGAGGAGTAATGTTTCTTTTAGCAACTTCGGTGATTGCTTCTGCCCACTCTTCACTAATACCTTCATCAGTTAAAGCAGTAGCACCTTCATCAACAGCAGTTTCAAATGCCCCGTAAATATCTCCAAAGATATCCATTAAGTCATAACCTACTTCTTTATAAGCAGTGTTTAAATCTTTTCCTAATGATTTAGCAGATAATTCTAAGAATTTTTCAGCTTTTTGTTCAATTTTCCATTGCTGAATCTTTTTGGTTCTTTGATCTTCTCTGATTCTTTTTAAAGAAGCATCAATATGACCTTTTTTAGGATTTACTCTAATACAACGTGCAACAATTTTCTGATTTTCTCTAACATGGTCACGGATGTTTTTAACCCAACCAGAAGATACTTCACTAATATGGATGAAAGCCTCTTTTCCAACATATTCTTCAAGTTTAGCAAAACAACCATAAGGGAGAACTTTGTAAACTGTTGCAACAATTAATTCACCTTCTTTAGGCCATTTACTGTTTTTTCTTACCATTAAAACACCTTCATATATAAAATATTAGGTTCTTAATTTTTATTAGGATATATAAAAAATAAAAAATAGCAATAATAAAAATTAAAAAAATTTAAAATAATTAGTTTAAAACTTCATCGATATGAGCCATGATTTTAGCTTTGGAACCACGGGATTTAACAATAGTTTTACCACAGATAATACATTTTACATCAGATGCAGCACGATCAAAAACTATTTGTTCATTTCCACAATCTAAACATTTGACTCTTAAAAAATTTCCTCTTCCTTTGCTAGCCATATTAAACACCTATTGACTTACGAATTCAGGTTTACCAGTTCTAAATGCTTTTCTAATGTGAGATTTTCCACATTCTTTACATTTGTATCTTAAGTCTAATTTCTTAACTGGTTTACTTCCACTAGGTAATG comes from Methanobrevibacter boviskoreani JH1 and encodes:
- a CDS encoding proteasome assembly chaperone family protein, yielding MKNTQIKVLEEVSLDNPIFIEALPGIGHVGKLAADHLIDELNATKFAEIYSPYFPPQVFIGENGIIESMSNELYYLKSQGEDERDLIVLVGNSQGLSTEGQYSICGDILDFIEQFGVKNIFTLGGLATGQPVEETTVYGAATDEEKIDILKDAGIEIRSVDGGIIGASGLFLGLGQLRGMSGACLMGETPGYFIDAEAAEALLNKLSILLKIEVNTDKLEERAEETRQMISKAQQMEQDMINRSMPKQDKDDLRYIG
- a CDS encoding RNA-protein complex protein Nop10, giving the protein MKMKMHKCKSCNIYTIQDKCPKCGGELNVIYPPKYSIEDKYGKYRRKLKEESK
- a CDS encoding 30S ribosomal protein S27e; this translates as MASKGRGNFLRVKCLDCGNEQIVFDRAASDVKCIICGKTIVKSRGSKAKIMAHIDEVLN
- a CDS encoding translation initiation factor IF-2 subunit alpha codes for the protein MVRKNSKWPKEGELIVATVYKVLPYGCFAKLEEYVGKEAFIHISEVSSGWVKNIRDHVRENQKIVARCIRVNPKKGHIDASLKRIREDQRTKKIQQWKIEQKAEKFLELSAKSLGKDLNTAYKEVGYDLMDIFGDIYGAFETAVDEGATALTDEGISEEWAEAITEVAKRNITPPEVHISGYVDIQTFDYNGVDIVKEALLAAENNGDNDGEVIKVQCVGAPRYRITVTSTDYILAEKELQAAADRAIDIIEQSGGNGEFLRELD